TCTTGCTGGCGCATGTGCGGTTGAAGATACTCCGGGATTACACTCAACTATGCACGCGCCAGCAAGATCTATGTTGCCGAACTGATCGGAAAAGAACACACAGAATCAAAAGATGGTGCCTGCTAGCTCCTCTGCAGATTTCTGCTTGTATAGGTCTGCTTTACTGTGTGAGACACTGTTCACTGAAATACTCTGCAGGAGGGAGCAGAAAAGGGACTCATTTGATGACTGTGGACTTTTGGGGGcgggtagttctcctttacagtGCATATCCACCCCAAAACTGTTTTGCATAACAGAAGAAAGTCTAATTGTATgctactttccaatatatattaaagattTTCATTGCTTACAAAGTTGTTTGGAAATGGGACCAAATATATTCGGTGTGTGCAGTGACAGGCGGCTGCAAGTCAAAACCTGAAGTAAAAACAActgtgctttaatttttttttttttattaaaggtgttTATTTCCAATTTTATGGGGAAGGGGAGAACATCCAAAAAAACTTGTTTCACAAGCAGTAACAATAATTAGCCTTTAGTGTCTCCAATATACAATGCAGAAAATCTGTCATTGGTGAACAGAACAATAAAAGTCTTACACCTTACATACATGCAGTAGTGAACCTGGAGACCTATCTTAGTCAGTGTCTAACCAGCGAGTGTTCGTTTTAAGATTCAGGGAGCTCTATGGTGTGCTTTCATTCTTAATTAATTTACATGTAACctaaagtatatttatttaatgtgcaatgcccctttaaatgtgtttatttctttCCATCAAATAGCTGAGAAAACGTGTAAAGCTTGAAGGGAAGGAGCTCGAAGAATACCTGGAAAAagagaagttaaaaaaagaaGCTGCTAAAAAGCTGGAGCAATCTAAAGAGTAATTGCTATTGTGTTTTTACTAGTGTGTCAAGTTCTTTCTGTCCTTCAAAAGTAAAGCTGTAGTTTGCTCTCTGTTCTGTGTAGATTACAATTtcttgaatataatatatataaatatatatatatatatatatatatatatatgtatgtatatatgtatatgtattcttTCAGGGCAGACCTGGATTCTAGTGATGATAGCGATGCAGAGGAGGATATTGATCAGACCACATCACACAAGACCAAACatgacctgatgatgaaaaatgAGGGCAACAGAAAAGGCAGCTTCTTCAAACAGGCAAAGAAGTCTTATCCTATGTTCCCTGCACCAGAAGAGAGAATTAAATGGGATGAATATGGGGAAATTATCAAGTAAGggctattttattttgttgtttttttgtgatgAAACTGTTCTGAATTTCAGGACTTGCTTTTGTGAAGCTAGAAAAGTTCCAGATCACTTCACCCCTGCATTTTTGTGCAGTTATACACTTTAACTGAccagggttcagccaaatcctggattcagtgcatccctagtaatataaTCATATTGTACTTCACTGTGTTTTCTGTTTCACTTTTAACATAGACCTGAGGATTTCCTGGTGCCTGAATTGCAAGCAACAGAGGATGAAAAGACTAAGCTAGAGTCAGGTTTGGCAAATGGAGAAGAGCCAATGGACCAAGACCTGTCTGATGTTCCAACCAAATGTGTCTCCGCAACAGAATCAATGGAAATCAAGTTAGTGACTTTACAGTCAGTATGActgtaatattttattctttgtattgCTTGGCCAGTTCTGGGACTGGTTTGAAGTCTATTAAAAGCTACAACTTTAAGATACCTTGATATTTTTGATTCTCAAGGAACAGGTTTATTTGCAATACTAGTATTGATAAAGTCTATTATAGCTTAGCATTAGAACAGCTTTTTTGCACTGCTGTTTACAGTTTGTATCCAGTAGTTTAGAGTGAAGTATATACATTTCCACACTTAAGATATTTTCACTTTTAGCATTTGGAAATCTTTAATAATAAACTTGCTTCTTCTCCTATAACAGGGCAAGAGTTACATATATTGACTATGAAGGACGCTCAGATGGCGACTCCATCAAAAAGATCATTAACCAAATGAAGCCAAGGCAGTTGATTATTGTGCACGGCCCTCCAGATGCAACTCAGGACCTTGCTGAGGCTTGTAGAGCATTTGGAGGCAAAGATATTAAAGTGTATACCCCAAAACTACATGAGACTGTAGATGCAACAAGTGAAACGCACATTTACCAAGTGAGCATGCACAAAAGTTCATTTTTATGTTACACCATGTAAACCATATTATTCATTTAAATAGGAAGCTATATTTTCTGAAACAGTTTTTTATaccatgtaatgttttttttatggttatgGAGCACTGTGTGTCTTATTATTCTTTATCAATGTGTctgaattaaaggggatctgtcaccaagacaaaaaagctgtataataaaaatcccctTTCCAAATaaacctgaaattcaaaaatctttttttcattaaaacatcccaTTCTAAAGAGATTTAAAGATCTCCGCTGTCAATGATATTTTGCctaccctgcctctatgcctcaggcatgatgatgcaaagcttgtcttaataagtcTTCACAAAATCTTTTGAAGACttattgctgtgattgtgaattccaagattgAAGGAaaccaagatttaaataatttttacagtgcaaGTAAACACATTGAAAAATAATTCGGAATTTTATATTggtgtgacaggtcccctttaaagcagttcTGCAAAGAAGGATAGGCTGAAACTCTGCATATGACATGGTTGCTTGCTGTATGTCTCATGACTTTTGCAAACTATATTTGTAACTACAAATCTTTGTTCCTTTTGTTCAGGTAAGGCTGAAAGATTCCTTGGTTAGCTCCCTTAAGTTTTGCAAAGCCAAAGATACAGAGCTGGCATGGATTGATGGGGTACTGGACATGAGAGTATCAAAAGTAGACACTGGGGTTATATTAGAAGAAGGGGAGTTAAAGGATGAAGGGGAAGATTCAGAAATGCAAGTGGATGCTCAAGTTATGGATGCAAACACAATAGCACAGCAAAAGGTCATTAAAAGCCTGTTTGGAGATGATGACAAGGAGTTTTCAGAAGAAAGTGAGATCATCCCAACATTGGAGCCATTGCCAAGCAATGAGGTTTGTATATTGGGTATCCGGATATTAGATGCTATATCTGTAATTCTTTTGGGCTTAGTTCTCCTACATCTCTAGCAGAGCTTTAGCAAGTAGTATGCAGCATGCAAGTTATTTTACTATATCAACAGGTTCTAGGAGACCAGAGTAGTTTCAGTGTTTGGTGGAAAACTGTAGAATTGAGTTGGCTCTTTCCAGGGGTGTGTATTTTAGCTCAGTACAACTTTAGTGCATTAATGTTCTTCTGCATGATTGAAGGGAGAAAGTCATGCCTCCACACTGGATTCActgcctgtgtttttttctgaatatttatgtatttgaatTACCTTAACTTGGCTAGCTAATGATGTTTACATAATTCTTATGTTCGGCCTGACCTGTGTTTTCATATAGAAATGATATTTAAGTATCTGAAGTTATTTCTAAGATAAATTACACACTTCTCAATATGTAGCTGTATAAGACTACATCCATCCAAGGTCCATCTATAGATGCAACTGTGATCTGACTAGGATGTACTAGCTGTATCGTGTGTGCAAATGAAAGTGTCAATGAGGCTTAAATGTATTGCTACCATTTTTACAAAATACCCTTATTCATAAGATAGAAATTATTTCTTGCAGTGCTTTGCAGTAATCCCTGGTGGTTTGTCCCATTCTACTATTTATggggtagctcacctttaaataaactgttagaACGGcctgttcttaaaaaaaaatcaacattttgcctTCCTGTTTTGCCTATTTCCAGCCCTCAAATGTCGGCGAAACTTCAGCTAAAACATGTTTGCTCCGAGGCTACAATTTTGATGttcctttttatttctctttattctcagGCCctcgtctattcatattccactatTTTCCTGCTGAAAcaatagataaaaagaaaattaaaaaaaagaaagaaaagttctAAATACAATTATTAGCTAACTTCCCCCCTCTGTTTTATGTCAGTTAAGTCTTTTAATTAAGCTGTACACCAAAAAAATCACAGTCAGGAGTGACATTTGCGCCCTTGttgtggctttatttaatattgtttACAGGTCCCAGGACACCAGTCAGTTTTCATGAATGAACCACGACTCTCCGATTTCAAGCAAGTCCTTTTGCGGGAAGGGATTCAGGCTGAATTTGTTGGTGGTGTGTTAGTGTGCAACAATATGGTAGCTGTCAGAAGGGTGAGTCCAGAACCTGTCCAGTTCCCTCATGTCCATTCACGCAAATAACGGGGAATACACGCTGCCGTGCAATCATATACTTTTCTAAGCTAGTACTTCTGACAATGCACTTGctattcaatttacattttatttaatcattttgttTGTAGGCgtaatgttttatttatctgtgtaaaatatgctattttttattttgcagacggAAACAGGTCGGATTGGGCTAGAAGGATGCCTTTgtgaggatttttttaaaataagagaaCTTTTATATGAACAATATGCCATTGTGTGAAGAATGTGTGTTTATAGAGACAtgccatgtgaattttttttttttttttttatatttttttaacctggaaaATGCATAGAAAGCAAACCGTTCAAATAATAATTTGTTACAAACGGAGTTTGTCTTGTCTGGATTTCAAACATTACCCAGGAGCATTTCTTCATTAAGTTCTGAAAAGGCATAGATAATAACTTTTTCTCTTTCAGGATGATCTAATtagattatttgttttaaagtaaattacATAGGAAaacaagtctaaaggtggccatagacgtaaccattacgatctttcttggaaaagatctttccaagaaagattgtttgtttcaatatacacgtgtagagctgaatcgtccgatatacagacagatagaattctacctgtatctaatgcttcagcactaacagtgggcgATGTTgatgcccgatcaaaattttccatctggGCCAATCGAGGAGCTGACCAAtagccaagtcttctgccaatattggtcggctcgtatCCCTGCCATACACGCGCCGAATATCATATGAAATTTTGTTTTGCacgataatatctgtgcgtctatggctgcctttaagtagtgatgggtatGAGGAAAGTCCTACTCTATTGGTTCTGGCTAGGAATGGTTTAATCCTTCTAGTACTGCTTTCTTTGATCTTGCAGCACCATGTTTTGCCAGTTAAGTTGGGAAGATGTGGCATGGTGTAGAAGTAGATCAAAGTGAAGCCCAGAGTCGGACTCCACATCAGCATTAGAACTATAGTACTTTGAAGTTTCACATGTACATCCTACCAATGGTGGTACTAAAAGGACTAAATCAGGCTTGGAAATTAGAAGTCCAATGCAAAAATGGGGTTGGTGGTctgtacaaaaacaataaaaatggtgTATGCCAATTCCTTCTAGTTGGACACATACTGTATGCACATATGTGCAGCAGCTCAGTTGaataaataaaacatcaaaaGTTGAAAGGAAAAGGAACTCAAGCAGATTGACTGCAAAACAT
The sequence above is a segment of the Xenopus laevis strain J_2021 chromosome 8L, Xenopus_laevis_v10.1, whole genome shotgun sequence genome. Coding sequences within it:
- the cpsf2.L gene encoding cleavage and polyadenylation specificity factor subunit 2-like isoform X2: MTSIIKLTTLAGAQEESAVCYLLQVDEFRFLLDCGWDENFSMDIIDSVKKYVHQVDAVLLSHPDPLHLGALPYAVGKLGLNCAIYATIPVYKMGQMFMYDLYQSRHNTEDFNLYSLDDVDCAFDKIQQLKYSQIVHLKGKGHGLSITPLPAGHMIGGTIWKIVKDGEEEIVYAVDFNHKREIHLNGCSLEMISRPSLLITDSFNATYVQPRRKQRDEQLLTNVLETLRGDGNVLIAVDTAGRVLELAQLLDQIWRTKDAGLGVYSLALLNNVSYNVVEFSKSQVEWMSDKLMRCFEDKRNNPFQFRHLTLCHGFSDLARVPSPKVVLASQPDLECGFSRELFIQWCQDPKNSVILTYRTTPGTIARFLIDNPSERIIDIELRKRVKLEGKELEEYLEKEKLKKEAAKKLEQSKEADLDSSDDSDAEEDIDQTTSHKTKHDLMMKNEGNRKGSFFKQAKKSYPMFPAPEERIKWDEYGEIIKPEDFLVPELQATEDEKTKLESGLANGEEPMDQDLSDVPTKCVSATESMEIKARVTYIDYEGRSDGDSIKKIINQMKPRQLIIVHGPPDATQDLAEACRAFGGKDIKVYTPKLHETVDATSETHIYQVRLKDSLVSSLKFCKAKDTELAWIDGVLDMRVSKVDTGVILEEGELKDEGEDSEMQVDAQVMDANTIAQQKVIKSLFGDDDKEFSEESEIIPTLEPLPSNEVPGHQSVFMNEPRLSDFKQVLLREGIQAEFVGGVLVCNNMVAVRRTETGRIGLEGCLCEDFFKIRELLYEQYAIV